From one Sulfurimonas sp. HSL-3221 genomic stretch:
- a CDS encoding four helix bundle protein gives MGNFQELDVWKRAKNLSVDIYRLTLSPAFEKDYGLKDQIRRAAVSVPSNIAEGDERETNKEAVRFFYIANGSLAEVKTQLIIAYELSYLEADLYTKRLEECHTLSKMLKQLIKHRKLHV, from the coding sequence ATGGGTAATTTTCAGGAACTGGATGTATGGAAAAGAGCGAAGAACTTGAGTGTTGATATCTACCGTTTGACCTTGAGTCCTGCTTTTGAAAAAGACTATGGACTAAAAGATCAGATCAGGCGCGCTGCGGTTTCCGTGCCCTCAAATATTGCAGAAGGTGATGAACGCGAAACCAACAAGGAGGCTGTTCGTTTTTTCTATATAGCGAATGGTTCATTAGCAGAAGTGAAAACACAGCTAATCATTGCGTATGAACTCAGCTATCTCGAGGCAGATCTATATACGAAAAGATTGGAAGAGTGTCATACACTTTCGAAAATGTTGAAACAACTAATTAAACATAGGAAACTCCATGTCTAA
- the cysQ gene encoding 3'(2'),5'-bisphosphate nucleotidase CysQ, whose translation MLEKIELDAVVAIAQKAGDAIMDVYEKDFGVEYKDDKSPLTEADTLSNEIICSALTALYPQIPLMSEENKEVPFEERKGWEYYWCIDPIDGTKEFIKKNGEFTVNIALIHKDSPVLGVVYAPALGDMYKAKKGEGAFKNGQSLPLKHNLTPEMYLNVVASKSHLSEETQAFIDTLAKTTEEIHQVSKGSSLKLCMVAEGEADVYPRLAPTMEWDTAAADAVVRESGKMTYQYQPDAEAEVPMVYNKENLLNPWFVVQNQK comes from the coding sequence ATGCTTGAAAAGATCGAACTTGATGCCGTTGTCGCCATCGCCCAGAAGGCGGGAGACGCCATTATGGACGTTTACGAAAAGGATTTCGGCGTTGAATACAAAGACGACAAATCGCCGCTGACCGAAGCGGACACGCTCTCCAACGAGATTATCTGCAGCGCCTTGACCGCGCTTTATCCGCAGATCCCTTTGATGTCGGAAGAGAACAAGGAGGTGCCTTTCGAGGAGCGTAAAGGGTGGGAGTACTACTGGTGCATCGACCCCATTGACGGCACGAAAGAGTTTATCAAGAAGAACGGTGAGTTCACCGTCAATATCGCGCTCATCCACAAAGACAGCCCGGTCCTCGGCGTTGTCTACGCCCCGGCCTTGGGCGATATGTACAAGGCGAAAAAGGGGGAGGGTGCGTTTAAAAACGGCCAGAGCCTGCCGCTGAAACACAACCTGACCCCGGAGATGTACCTCAATGTCGTTGCGAGCAAGTCGCATCTCTCGGAAGAGACCCAGGCGTTTATCGATACGCTGGCCAAAACGACGGAGGAGATCCACCAGGTCTCCAAGGGAAGCTCGCTCAAACTCTGTATGGTTGCCGAGGGCGAGGCCGACGTCTACCCGCGTCTTGCCCCGACAATGGAATGGGACACGGCCGCGGCGGATGCCGTCGTGCGTGAAAGCGGGAAGATGACCTATCAGTACCAGCCAGACGCTGAAGCAGAAGTGCCGATGGTCTACAACAAAGAGAACCTACTTAACCCCTGGTTTGTTGTACAAAATCAAAAGTAA
- the cysC gene encoding adenylyl-sulfate kinase produces the protein MNERAALKEQKPCVLWFTGLSGSGKSTIANAVEAKLLEMGKHTYLLDGDNIRHGLNKGLGFSDEDRVENIRRIGEVVKLFVDAGEIVLTAFISPFRSDREQVRSLVGAGEFIEVFIDTPLAVCETRDPKGLYKKARAGEIPNFTGIDSPYEAPQTPEVHIRNDNIPVEEAAMQVIDYLETKGHLNA, from the coding sequence ATGAACGAGCGCGCGGCACTCAAAGAGCAGAAGCCCTGTGTGCTGTGGTTCACAGGACTGAGCGGATCGGGTAAAAGTACGATTGCCAATGCCGTCGAGGCGAAACTGCTGGAGATGGGCAAACACACCTACCTGCTCGACGGGGATAACATCCGCCACGGTTTGAACAAAGGGCTCGGTTTTTCCGATGAAGACCGCGTCGAGAACATCCGCCGCATCGGCGAAGTGGTGAAACTTTTTGTCGACGCAGGCGAGATCGTGCTGACAGCGTTTATCTCGCCCTTTCGAAGCGACCGGGAGCAGGTACGTTCCCTTGTCGGGGCGGGGGAGTTTATCGAAGTCTTTATCGATACGCCGCTGGCCGTCTGCGAAACCAGGGACCCGAAGGGGCTCTATAAAAAAGCCCGGGCCGGAGAGATCCCCAACTTTACGGGTATCGACTCTCCCTATGAAGCGCCGCAAACGCCGGAAGTGCATATCCGCAATGACAATATCCCCGTCGAAGAGGCCGCGATGCAGGTCATTGACTATCTTGAAACCAAAGGACACCTGAATGCTTGA
- a CDS encoding SLC13 family permease has product MSVMLVLFSLGGLIVLLIRGTIRPGVLFFGLLMLYYLTGLIETKAMLHNFVNPSLIVLVLLIVISSVIERTAVVEWLSHAVFSRNRFASMLRLTGLTSLFSAFLNNTAVVASMMSMVKNNKHVAPSKAMIPLSYAAIFGGTMTLIGTSTNLIVNGFVVDAGLTPLSLFDFIYVGLPLAVAGGLFLSLFGSKLLPTYATKGRTQEERYFLEARVGSDSPLAGKTIQENGLRSMEQLFLAEVMRGERLISPVTPREVLQAGDVLIFTGNMRDVQELNRFKGLAIFDNKRCPLQDNLTEVVVSHESALVGHTIKTAEFRTKFDAAVVAVRRGSEKLSGKLGNIELQAGDTLLLTAGEDFSKRENLKKNFYFVSNLSLNQKFDTKTSLLILGLFLGAIVLSATGVLPFLKGLFVLLGLFIILKFLSLRDVKLTFPFELVLIIGSALGIAQVLMNSGVADMLGNGIKEATGSMGIYGTFAAVYLMTFLLTEIITNNAAAALSFPVAYATATALGADPMPFIMAVAYGASASFMSPYGYQTNLMVYGPGGYKFADFVRIGLPVSVLYSALVLALVPIFFPFEG; this is encoded by the coding sequence ATGAGTGTCATGCTGGTACTGTTTTCGCTTGGAGGGTTGATCGTGCTGCTCATCCGCGGCACCATCCGTCCGGGCGTGCTCTTTTTCGGTCTGTTGATGCTCTATTACCTTACCGGGCTTATCGAGACCAAAGCGATGCTGCACAACTTTGTCAATCCGTCGCTGATCGTGTTGGTACTGCTGATCGTCATTTCAAGCGTCATTGAGCGCACGGCCGTCGTGGAGTGGCTGTCGCATGCCGTCTTCTCGCGGAACCGTTTCGCGTCGATGCTGCGATTGACGGGCCTGACATCGCTTTTTTCCGCTTTTCTGAACAATACGGCCGTTGTCGCATCGATGATGAGCATGGTCAAAAACAACAAACACGTTGCCCCCTCCAAAGCGATGATCCCGCTCTCGTATGCGGCGATCTTCGGCGGGACGATGACGCTCATCGGCACGTCGACCAATCTGATCGTCAACGGCTTCGTCGTCGATGCGGGACTGACACCGCTGTCTCTGTTTGACTTTATCTATGTCGGACTCCCGCTGGCCGTGGCCGGGGGGCTATTCTTGAGCCTATTCGGTTCAAAGCTGCTGCCGACCTATGCCACAAAGGGGCGTACCCAGGAGGAACGCTATTTTCTGGAGGCGCGGGTCGGCTCCGATTCGCCGCTTGCCGGAAAGACGATCCAGGAGAACGGTCTTCGCAGCATGGAACAGCTCTTTTTGGCGGAAGTTATGCGCGGGGAGCGTCTGATCTCTCCCGTCACGCCGCGGGAGGTGCTGCAGGCGGGGGACGTCCTGATCTTTACGGGCAATATGCGCGACGTTCAAGAGCTGAACCGTTTCAAGGGGCTGGCTATTTTCGACAACAAGCGCTGTCCTCTGCAGGATAACCTGACGGAGGTCGTCGTTTCCCACGAATCGGCGCTGGTGGGCCACACCATCAAGACGGCGGAGTTTCGGACGAAGTTCGATGCGGCGGTCGTCGCGGTGCGGCGCGGGAGCGAAAAGCTCTCCGGCAAGCTGGGCAATATTGAGCTGCAGGCGGGGGATACCCTCTTGCTGACGGCGGGAGAGGACTTCTCCAAGCGCGAGAACCTGAAAAAGAATTTCTATTTTGTATCGAACCTCTCGCTTAACCAAAAGTTTGATACGAAAACGAGCCTGCTCATTCTGGGCCTTTTCCTCGGCGCCATCGTCTTAAGCGCGACGGGTGTGCTCCCCTTTTTGAAAGGTCTTTTTGTCTTGCTGGGGCTCTTCATCATTCTCAAGTTTTTGTCGCTGCGCGATGTAAAATTGACGTTCCCCTTCGAACTGGTACTGATCATCGGTTCGGCGCTGGGAATCGCCCAGGTGCTTATGAACAGCGGCGTCGCGGACATGCTGGGCAACGGGATTAAAGAGGCGACGGGGAGCATGGGAATATACGGCACCTTCGCCGCCGTCTACCTGATGACGTTCCTGCTGACCGAGATCATCACGAACAACGCCGCCGCGGCCCTCAGCTTCCCCGTCGCCTATGCAACGGCAACGGCGCTGGGCGCCGACCCTATGCCCTTTATCATGGCGGTCGCCTACGGCGCAAGTGCCAGCTTTATGAGCCCCTACGGGTACCAGACGAACCTGATGGTCTACGGTCCCGGCGGGTATAAGTTTGCGGATTTTGTCAGAATCGGATTGCCGGTTTCGGTGCTCTACAGCGCGCTTGTGCTGGCACTGGTACCGATATTTTTTCCGTTTGAAGGGTAG